GACGTTGGCCCGCTTGGGGGTGACGGCGGGGCAGCTGGGCCGGCAGTAGATCCCGGTCGAGGTGACGCCGATGGTGAACCACCCGTCGAAGCGGGGGTCGCGGCTGCGCACCGCGGCGTAGCAGCGCTCGGGGTCCTCGATCACGGGGCCCAGTGTCGCCCCTCCGACGAGGGCTGGCTGGCGGGCATCGGACATGGGGGTGAGGCCCCGGTCCACGGGCACACTGCGATCCCATGAGCCCCTCCATCGCCACCACCGACGAGGTCGACAGGGACGCCCTGCTCGACTTCGTCCGCCCTCGCCACCGCCACATCCTCACCACCACCCGGCGCGACGGCACCCCGCAGATGTCGCCGGTGAGCGCCGGGGTCGACCCCGACGGCCGCATCGTGGTCGCCACCTACCCCGAGCGGGCCAAGGTGGCCAACCTGCGCCGCCACCCGCAGGCCAGTGTGGTGGTGCTCTCCGACGAGTGGGACGGCCCGTGGGTGCAGGTCGACGGGCCGGCTGAGGTGCTCGACCTGCCCGAGGCCCTGGAGCCCCTCGTCGAGTACTTCCGGTCGATCGCCGGCGAGCACTCGGACTGGGACGAGTACCGGGAGGCCATGATCCGCCAGGGCAAGTGCCTGGTGCGGATCACCCCCGAGCGATGGGGGCCGGTGGCCACCGGCGGCTTTCCGCCCCGCCTGGCGGACTGAGGCTCAGTAGCGCTCGCGGCGGGCGGTGACCTTGCGGCCCCGGAGGGTCGTGGACCGCAGCCCGTCGATCACCTCGTCGACGCGGTCGCTCGGCACCTCGACCAGCGAGAACCGGGCCTGGATGTCGATGCTGCCGATGTCGCGGCCCTTCAGGCTGGTCTCCCCCGCGATGGCGCCCACCAGGTCGCCCGGGCGGACCCGCTGCTCCCGGCCCGCGCTCACGAACAGGCGGGTCATGTCGGCCCCGGTGTGGGTGTTGCGCGCCGGCTTGCCCTTGGCCGGGCGCTCGGGGCGGCCCCGGTCCTGGCCGCCGCGGCCGCCCTTGTCGGGCCGGCCCTTGCTGCTGCGCTCGGTGCGGAGCTCGACGGTGGGGATGTCCTCGTCGTCGTCGCCGCCGGCGGCGACGGTGGCCTCGTGGGCCATCTTCACCGCGGCCAGGGCGATCTCCATGAGGTCCCACTCGTCGCTGAGCGACTCGACCACGGCCCGCATGGCGTCGTGGTCGTCGGCCACCAGGACCTCCTCCAGCGACTCCCGGGTGAGCTCCAGGCGGCGGTTGCGGAGGTCGGACACCGAGGGCACCTGCTCGACGGCGATGCTGCGCCCGCTCACCTTCTCGATCACCTTGAGCTGACGGTGCTCGCGGGGCCCGGCGAGGGTGATGGCCACGCCCTCCCGGCCGGCCCGGCCCACCCGGCCGGTGCGGTGCACGTAGGCCTCGGGGGCCGAGGGCACATCGAAGTTGACGACGTGGCTCAGGTGCTCGACGTCGAGGCCCCGGGCGGCCACGTCGGTGGCCACCAGCAGGTCGGCGGTGCCGGACCGCAGCCGGCCCATGACCCGGT
Above is a window of Iamia majanohamensis DNA encoding:
- a CDS encoding PPOX class F420-dependent oxidoreductase; the protein is MSPSIATTDEVDRDALLDFVRPRHRHILTTTRRDGTPQMSPVSAGVDPDGRIVVATYPERAKVANLRRHPQASVVVLSDEWDGPWVQVDGPAEVLDLPEALEPLVEYFRSIAGEHSDWDEYREAMIRQGKCLVRITPERWGPVATGGFPPRLAD